Proteins from one Triticum aestivum cultivar Chinese Spring chromosome 7A, IWGSC CS RefSeq v2.1, whole genome shotgun sequence genomic window:
- the LOC123151790 gene encoding putative heat stress transcription factor A-6a, producing MDSAAAVTVDVKQEEPEMVVLDDDDGDAGCCLAPTPLDLSAPAAVPPFLAKTFDMVEDPATDAVVSWGAARNSFVVWDPHAFAARLLPLHFKHANFSSFLRQLNTYRFRKVNPDRWEFANTGFLGGQRHLLAGIRRRRGADTGRRPAAALSPSSSCAEGAGGFGPVEGELERLRRDREALKRELAGLKRQQEEARATLLDMERRVEGTERRQEQCKAFLARAVRSPAFLANLARRNGLSAAAPASVIDGKKKRRLLNANSSPPPAEDGFTFEELALAAGVVEEAAAPTRSGVTTDMIWYELLEEGQAEIDVEVEELVAAAGDMEPWEFGEEEVQDLMQQIDSFAGPPSC from the exons atggactccgccgccgccgtgacCGTGGACGTCAAGCAGGAGGAGCCCGAGATGGTGGTgctggacgacgacgacggcgacgcggGCTGCTGCCTGGCGCCGACGCCGCTGGACCTGTCGGCGCCCGCGGCGGTGCCGCCGTTCCTGGCCAAGACGTTCGACATGGTGGAGGACCCGGCGACGGACGCGGTGGTGTCGTGGGGCGCGGCGCGGAACAGCTTCGTGGTGTGGGATCCCCACGccttcgccgcccgcctcctcccGCTGCACTTCAAGCACGCCAACTTCTCCAGCTTCCTCCGGCAGCTCAACACCTAC AGATTCCGTAAGGTGAACCCGGACAGGTGGGAGTTCGCCAACACGGGCTTCCTCGGCgggcagcgccacctcctcgccggcatCCGTCGCCGCCGCGGCGCCGACACCGGCCGCCGTCCCGCTGCGGcattgtcgccgtcgtcgtcgtgcgCGGAGGGCGCCGGCGGCTTCGGCCCAGTGGAGGGGGAGCTGGAGCGGCTGCGGCGGGACCGGGAGGCGCTGAAGCGGGAGCTGGCCGGGCTCAagcggcagcaggaggaggcgCGCGCGACGCTGCTCGACATGGAGCGCCGCGTGGAGGGCACGGAGCGGCGGCAGGAGCAGTGCAAGGCCTTCCTCGCGCGCGCCGTCAGGAGCCCGGCCTTCCTGGCCAACCTGGCGCGCCGCAACGGCCTCagcgcggcggctccggcgtccgTCATCGACGGCAAGAAGAAGCGGCGGCTTCTCAACGCCAACTCTTCGCCGCCGCCCGCGGAGGACGGGTTCACATTCGAGGAGCTGGCACTGGCGGCCGGCGTCGTCGAGGAAGCGGCCGCGCCGACCCGGAGCGGCGTCACGACGGACATGATCTGGTACGAGCTGCTCGAGGAGGGGCAGGCGGAGATAGACGTGGAGGTGGAGGAGCTCGTGGCCGCCGCGGGGGACATGGAGCCGTGGGAGTTCGGCGAGGAGGAGGTGCAGGACCTGATGCAGCAGATAGACTCCTTTGCCGGCCCGCCCAGTTGTTGA